One region of Cucurbita pepo subsp. pepo cultivar mu-cu-16 chromosome LG03, ASM280686v2, whole genome shotgun sequence genomic DNA includes:
- the LOC111790299 gene encoding uncharacterized protein LOC111790299 produces the protein MSFHFHSRGLLPAGPSRKRKEPAALKASEPSVSSNRLLAGYMAYEFLTKGTILGREFNPGRAEAIPSAAAQWKKSKSEAAPPEILKKEHQIQSYTEVATILKTTGGHIPEIVNPTQLGRWLQK, from the coding sequence ATGAGTTTCCATTTCCACAGCCGTGGGCTGCTACCAGCTGGGCCGtccagaaaaagaaaggagccGGCGGCTCTTAAAGCCAGTGAGCCATCAGTTTCTTCGAATCGGCTATTAGCCGGGTACATGGCTTATGAGTTTCTGACAAAAGGGACCATCTTGGGCCGGGAGTTTAACCCGGGTCGAGCCGAAGCAATCCCATCCGCCGCCGCTCAGTGGAAGAAGTCGAAGTCGGAAGCGGCGCCGCCAGAGATCTTGAAGAAAGAGCATCAGATTCAGAGCTACACTGAGGTGGCGACCATTTTGAAGACTACTGGGGGTCATATACCCGAAATCGTGAACCCGACCCAACTGGGTCGGTGGCTTCAGAAGTAA
- the LOC111791349 gene encoding protein NPGR2-like, whose protein sequence is MRAKAWINQQIFGFKSKFRKMINCIRSGDQLRVDEMIHSSDSLATRDYSASGFSSRTGEVEPKVDNVNIEEAESSLRESGYLNYEEARALLGRLEYQKGNIEAALQVFEGIDIDAVISRIKSSISTRYEQNRRQSQCDVVPTMSMHAISLLLEAIFLKAKSLQGLGRFVEAAKSCKLILDTVESALPEGLPENFAIDCKLQETLTKAVELLPELWKSAGSPEESILSYRRALLYQWNLEMETRAKIEKEFAIFLLYSGCDASPPNLRSQMESSFVPRSNMEEAILLLMVLMRKYVLGLIVWDPSIIEHLSFALSVSGEFGALANEVEQLPPGIISRKEKYCTLALCYYGEGKSLVALNLLKNFLSNIENVDCLLELLLASKLCGENLVCLDEGVTYILRVLSELRGKCIQMASVANCLLGVLLSVMSKFVASDSQKALKQSEALKALQTAEQLMRQRDPFIVYHLCLEYAEQRKLDMALYYAKQLVNLEVGSSLKSYLLLARILSAQQRFVDAETVLNAALEQTGKWEQGELLRTKAKLQIAQGQLKNGIETYTQLLAIIQVQTKSSGVGKMLSKDVRKSERSLEIDTWHDLANIYTSLSQWRDAEICLSKLQKINPYSASKWHSTGLLYESKGLPRDALQAYNKALDIDPGHVPSLISTASLLQQLGGRQSFPVVRSLLTDALRLDRANPSAWYSLGLLYKADVGASALEVAECFEAASLLEESAPVEPFR, encoded by the exons ATGAGAGCAAAGGCCTGGATTAACCAACAAATTTTTGGATTCAAGAGTAAATTCAGGAAGATGATAAATTGTATTCGTTCAGGGGATCAGTTAAGAGTAGATGAAATGATTCATTCATCAGATTCTCTGGCAACTCGAGATTATTCAGCTAGTGGCTTTTCATCCCGAACGGGTGAGGTGGAACCAAAGGTGGATAATGTCAACATTGAAGAAGCTGAATCATCTCTTCGTGAGAGTGGCTATCTGAATTATGAG GAAGCACGAGCTTTACTAGGAAGGCTGGAGTATCAAAAGGGTAACATAGAAGCTGCTCTTCAAGTTTTCGAAGGAATAGATATTGATGCTGTAATTTCCAGGATAAAATCTTCCATTTCAACGagatatgaacaaaatagacGCCAGTCACAATGTGATGTTGTGCCTACTATGTCGATGCACGCCATTAGTTTACTTCTTGAAGCTATTTTTCTGAAAGCAAAGTCATTACAGGGTTTAGGAAGGTTTGTAG AGGCGGCCAAATCATGCAAACTAATTTTGGACACTGTTGAATCTGCTTTACCAGAAGGCTTACCTGAAAACTTTGCTATTGATTGTAAATTGCAAGAGACACTAACGAAGGCTGTTGAATTACTTCCAGAATTGTGGAAATCTGCCGGGTCTCCAGAAGAATCAATCTTGTCATATAGGCGTGCCCTCCTCTATCAATGGAATCTGGAAATGGAAACCAGagcaaaaatagaaaaagagtTTGCAATATTCCTTCTCTATAGTGGTTGTGATGCAAGTCCTCCCAATCTCCGTTCACAGATGGAAAGCTCATTCGTGCCAAGAAGTAATATGGAAGAGGCCATTCTTCTTTTAATGGTTCTGATGAGAAAATATGTACTTGGATTGATTGTATGGGACCCCTCAATAATAGAGCATCTCTCGTTTGCACTGTCTGTTTCAGGGGAATTTGGTGCTCTAGCTAATGAGGTTGAACAATTGCCTCCAGGAATTATaagcagaaaagaaaaatactgcACCTTAGCTCTTTGTTACTATGGGGAAGGTAAAAGCTTAGTTGCGTTGAATCTTTTGAAGAACTTCTTGAGTAACATAGAGAATGTAGACTGTCTACTGGAATTGTTGCTGGCTTCAAAGCTCTGTGGGGAAAATTTGGTCTGTCTTGATGAGGGGGTGACATACATATTGAGAGTGCTTTCGGAGCTGCGTGGTAAATGCATTCAGATGGCTTCGGTGGCTAATTGTTTACTTGGCGTGCTGTTGTCGGTTATGTCCAAATTCGTCGCTTCCGATTCTCAGAAAGCTCTGAAACAGTCTGAAGCGCTCAAGGCGCTACAAACTGCTGAGCAGCTGATGAGACAAAGAGATCCATTCATTGTTTATCATCTTTGTCTTGAATATGCTGAACAAAGGAAGCTGGATATGGCTCTATACTATGCAAAACAGTTAGTGAACCTCGAGGTTGGCTCTAGTCTGAAGTCTTACTTACTCTTGGCCAGAATATTGTCCGCCCAGCAACGATTTGTCGATGCAGAGACTGTACTCAATGCTGCTCTTGAGCAGACAGGGAAGTGGGAACAGGGGGAACTTTTACGAACTAAAGCTAAGCTCCAGATAGCACAGGGCCAGTTAAAGAATGGCATAGAAACATATACTCAACTTCTTGCTATAATTCAAGTTCAGACCAAAAGTAGTGGGGTTGGAAAGATGCTTTCAAAG GATGTGAGAAAATCTGAGAGAAGTCTGGAAATTGATACATGGCATGACTTGGCCAATATCTACACAAGCTTGTCTCAGTGGCGGGATGCTGAGATATGTCTATCAAAATTGCAGAAAATCAATCCGTATTCTGCTTCCAAATGGCATTCCACAG GTTTACTGTATGAGTCGAAGGGTCTTCCACGAGATGCTTTGCAAGCATACAACAAAGCATTGGACATTGATCCTGGCCATGTTCCCAGCTTGATATCCACTGCCAGTCTTCTCCAACAGCTAGGTGGGAGGCAGTCATTTCCTGTGGTAAGAAGCTTGCTAACCGACGCCCTTCGACTTGATCGAGCAAACCCTTCTGCTTGGTACAGTCTCGGGCTGCTGTATAAAGCTGATGTTGGGGCATCTGCGCTGGAGGTTGCTGAATGCTTTGAGGCTGCATCTCTGCTTGAAGAGTCAGCACCGGTTGAACCTTTCAGATGA
- the LOC111789829 gene encoding 50S ribosomal protein L28, chloroplastic: MAVSAVLGFTPVCSSGVMAASSSKLHFRTKPNPELGFLSSQLSGIKISSNHSLISSSPISAPLRPALQPVARRVCPFTGKKANRKNLVSFSNHKTKKLQFVNLQYKKVWWEAGKRFVKLRLSTKALKTIEKNGLDAVAKKAGIDLRKE; encoded by the exons ATGGCAGTTTCCGCAGTCTTAGGCTTTACGCCGGTCTGTTCTTCCGGTGTAATGGCGGCGTCGTCATCGAAACTTCACTTCAGAACTAAACCCAATCCCGAGCTAGGGTTTCTCTCTTCTCAATTGAGTGGCATCAAAATCTCGTCCAACCACTCGCTGATCTCCTCTTCACCCATCTCTGCTCCTCTCAGACCTGCGCTTCAACCTGTTGCTC GTAGAGTTTGCCCCTTTACTGGGAAGAAAGCAAACAGGAAGAACTTggtttctttctccaaccaCAAGACCAAGAAGTTGCAGTTTGTAAATCTTCAATACAAGAAGGTTTGGTGGGAAGCCGGGAAGCGTTTTGTCAAACTACGCTTGTCAACAAAGGCTTTGAAGACCATTGAGAAGAATGGACTCGATGCTGTTGCTAAGAAAGCAGGCATTGATCTTCGTAAGGAATGA
- the LOC111790595 gene encoding multiple organellar RNA editing factor 2, chloroplastic-like, whose protein sequence is MALSVLRAMGSTARLSLLHRRLFSSSTTLTHPPSPPSLTLCRRSLPPLSHAVRSNPSASRYTSIRCRVNRTGNSSYSPQNSNSNFSDRPPTEMAPLFPGCDYEHWLIVMDKPGGEGATKQQMIDCYIQTLAKVLGSEEEAKKKIYNVSCERYFGFGCEIDEETSNKLEGLPGVLFVLPDSYVDPENKDYGAELFVNGEIVQRSPERQRRVEPQPQRAQDRPRYNDRTRFVRRRENMR, encoded by the exons ATGGCGTTATCTGTTCTTCGAGCTATGGGTTCCACAGCCCGCCTCTCTCTTCTTCACAGGCGCCTCTTCTCATCCTCAACCACTCTTACACATCCTCCTTCACCCCCGTCTCTCACTCTCTGCCGTCGATCTCTCCCTCCACTTTCCCATGCCGTTCGATCTAACCCTTCTGCCTCCAGGTACACCTCGATTCGTTGCCGCGTCAATCGGACAGGTAACTCGTCGTACTCTCCCCAGAACTCTAACTCCAACTTCAGCGATCGTCCACCCACTGAGATGGCGCCTCTTTTCCCTGGCTGTGACTATGAGCATTGGCTCATCGTTATGGACAAGCCTGGAGGTGAGGGTGCCACTAAACAGCAGATGATTGATTGCTACATTCAGACCCTCGCTAAAGTTCTTGGCAG TGAAGAGGAagcgaagaagaagatttaTAATGTTTCTTGTGAGAGGTATTTTGGGTTTGGGTGTGAGATTGATGAAGAGACCTCCAACAAGCTCGAAG GTTTGCCTGGTGTTCTCTTTGTTCTACCCGATTCTTACGTTGACCCTGAAAATAAAGACTATGGGG CTGAGTTGTTTGTGAATGGAGAAATCGTTCAAAGGTCACCAGAGAGACAGAGAAGGGTGGAGCCACAGCCACAGAGAGCTCAAGATAGACCAAGGTATAATGATAGAACCCGCTTCGTGAGACGCAGAGAAAACATGAGGTGA
- the LOC111790596 gene encoding cyanate hydratase yields the protein MEGSSRASAIRQLQDAKRLSGKSYNQIAEETGLTNVYVAQLLRRQAQLKPETVPKLRAALPQLLDDHIQEMMLPPMRCYDPCLIQEPTIYRLNEAVMHFGESIKEIVNEEFGDGIMSAIDFYCSVDKVKGVDGKDRVVITFDGKYLPYTEQKVEHMASRRPS from the exons ATGGAAGGTAGTAGCAGAGCTAGCGCAATCCGTCAGCTGCAGGACGCGAAGCGCTTGTCGGGAAAATCTTACAACCAGATAGCGGAAGAGACTGGGCTCACTAACGTCTATGTTGCTCAGCTTCTCCGGCGTCAAGCGCAACTCAAGCCTGAGACTGTCCCGAAATTGAGGGCCGCCTTGCCTCAACTTCTTGATGATCATATTCAAGAGATGATGCTGCCGCCAATGAGGTGCTACGATCCTTGTTTGATCCAAGAACCTACGATTTACAG ATTGAACGAAGCAGTTATGCATTTCGGCGAGAGCATCAAGGAAATTGTTAATGAGGAGTTTGGCGATGGAAT TATGTCAGCCATAGACTTCTACTGCTCAGTCGACAAGGTCAAGGGTGTTGATGGGAAGGACCGTGTTGTGATAACATTTGATGGTAAATATTTGCCCTACACAGAGCAG AAGGTAGAGCATATGGCTTCCAGACGACCGTCGTAG
- the LOC111790594 gene encoding protein NRT1/ PTR FAMILY 5.2-like produces the protein MATGAVAEESGVDGYTKDGTVDLKGNPVRRSHRGGWSACFFIVVYEVFERTAYYGIFSNLITYLTDKLHQGTVDASNNVTNWTGTVWMTPILGAYIADAHLGRYRTFIVASAICFLGMSLLTLAVSMPSLKPPPCLEPNIEHCKPASKLHLAVFFTALYTLALGTGGTKPNISTIGADQFDDFHPEEKAQKLSFFNWWMFSIFFGTLFATTTLVYIQDNVGWSLGYGIPTVGLAIAILIFAAGTPLYRHKLPTGSPFSRMAKVIVATAWNWRQPLPNDPRQLHELQLEEYTKKGAFRIDSTPSLRFLNKAAIRTGSSTHPWKLCTVTQVEETKQMLRMIPILICTFIPSTMLPQAHTLFIKQGRTLNRSFGSNFQIPPASLTAFVTISMLVSVIIYDRLFVKIMQRLTNNPRGITLLQRMGIGMILHILIMTIASLVERHRLDVARQNGSRQELPLTIFTLLPQFMLVGVADAFTEVAKIEFFYDQAPESMKSLGTSYSMTSLGIGNFLSSFLLSTVSHITEKHGNGWIMNDLNASHLDYYYAFLAVLSAINFFLFLLISKFYVYKAEVSDSLKVLTQKLKENKLKPSNPDEKWATTRATSDEGRAHLPPFSLF, from the exons ATGGCGACAGGCGCTGTTGCAGAAGAGAGTGGGGTCGACGGCTACACCAAAGACGGAACCGTCGATCTAAAAGGCAACCCCGTCCGTCGCTCCCACAGAGGCGGCTGGTCAGCCTGCTTCTTCATCGTcg TGTACGAAGTGTTCGAGCGGACGGCCTACTACGGCATATTCTCCAATCTTATTACTTATTTGACCGATAAGCTTCACCAAGGCACCGTCGACGCCTCTAACAATGTCACCAACTGGACTGGAACCGTCTGGATGACTCCAATCCTTGGGGCTTACATTGCCGACGCCCATCTCGGCCGTTACCGCACCTTCATCGTCGCCTCCGCCATCTGCTTTTTG GGAATGTCTCTTCTAACGCTGGCAGTGTCCATGCCAAGCCTGAAGCCCCCTCCATGTTTGGAACCAAATATAGAACACTGCAAGCCGGCCTCTAAGCTACACCTCGCTGTGTTCTTCACCGCACTCTACACATTGGCTCTCGGCACCGGCGGAACCAAACCGAACATCTCGACGATCGGAGCCGACCAATTTGACGACTTCCATCCAGAAGAGAAGGCCCAGAAGCTGTCCTTCTTCAACTGGTGGATGTTCAGCATCTTCTTCGGCACTCTGTTTGCCACCACAACTCTTGTTTACATACAGGACAATGTGGGATGGAGCTTGGGATATGGCATTCCCACGGTCGGCCTTGCAATAGCCATTCTCATATTTGCTGCTGGCACACCCTTGTACAGGCACAAGCTCCCCACTGGAAGCCCCTTTAGTAGAATGGCTAAGGTCATTGTCGCTACTGCTTGGAATTGGAGGCAGCCTCTTCCAAATGACCCTAGGCAACTCCATGAGCTTCAGCTTGAGGAGTACACTAAGAAAGGAGCTTTCAGGATTGATTCCACTCCATCCTTAAG GTTCCTCAACAAGGCTGCCATAAGAACAGGCTCCAGTACTCATCCATGGAAGCTATGCACAGTGACCCAAGTGGAGGAGACAAAACAGATGCTGAGAATGATCCCAATTCTGATATGCACATTCATTCCAAGCACAATGTTGCCACAAGCACATACCCTTTTCATCAAGCAAGGGAGGACTCTCAACCGAAGCTTCGGTAGCAACTTTCAAATCCCTCCTGCAAGTTTAACTGCTTTTGTTACCATCTCCATGCTCGTCAGTGTCATCATCTACGACAG GTTGTTCGTCAAGATAATGCAGAGACTAACCAACAATCCAAGAGGAATCACACTGCTACAAAGAATGGGAATTGGAATGATTCTCCATATCTTAATAATGACAATTGCATCTTTGGTCGAAAGGCACAGACTTGATGTGGCTAGACAAAATGGTTCAAGACAAGAACTCCCCTTAACCATCTTCACTCTGCTACCTCAGTTCATGCTTGTGGGAGTAGCAGATGCATTTACAGAGGTAGCAAAGATTGAATTCTTCTATGATCAAGCACCAGAAAGCATGAAGAGCTTAGGCACTTCCTATTCAATGACTTCGCTTGGAATTGGAAACTTTCTAAGCAGTTTCCTTCTTTCAACAGTTTCTCATATTACAGAGAAACATGGCAATGGATGGATCATGAACGACCTGAATGCTTCTCATCTTGACTATTACTACGCGTTCTTGGCTGTTCTTAGTGCCAtcaacttcttcctcttcctgcTCATCTCCAAATTCTATGTGTATAAAGCTGAAGTCTCTGATTCATTAAAAGTGCTGACACAAAAACTCAAGGAAAATAAACTGAAGCCATCCAACCCAGACGAAAAATGGGCTACCACGAGGGCCACATCCGATGAAGGAAGAGCCCATCTGCCCCCCTTTAGTTTGTtttag